The Euphorbia lathyris chromosome 3, ddEupLath1.1, whole genome shotgun sequence genome contains a region encoding:
- the LOC136222180 gene encoding probable protein phosphatase 2C 60 isoform X2, whose product MGVYLSSPKTEKSSEDGGNHRLRYGLSSMQGWRATMEDAHAAYPDLDSSTSFFGVYDGHGGKAVAKFCAKYLHQQVLKHEAYSAGDLGTSLQKSFLRMDEMMRGQRGWRELAVLGDKIEKVSGMIEGLIWSPKTVDTDGHSDDWSFEEGPHSDFYGPNCGSTACVAVIRNTQLIVANAGDSRCVISRKGQAYNLSKDHKPDLEVEKDRILKAGGFIQVGRVNGSLNLARAIGDAELKQNRSLPPEKQIVTANPDINIVELCDDDEFLVLACDGIWDCMSSQQLVDYVKEQLNSESRLSGVCEKVFDRCLAPTAGGEGCDNMTMILIQLKQGAPLPLSGEVSDSNNSAAKTDETS is encoded by the exons ATGGGGGTATATCTCAGCTCCCCTAAAACTGAGAAGTCCTCAGAAGATGGTGGGAATCATAGACTTCGATATGGGTTATCCTCAATGCAAGGATGGCGTGCAACCATGGAAGATGCT CATGCAGCATATCCAGATTTGGACAGTTCCACGTCTTTCTTTGGTGTTTATGATGGCCATGGAG GCAAAGCAGTGGCTAAGTTTTGTGCTAAGTATCTTCACCAGCAAGTGCTAAAGCATGAAGCTTATTCAGCTGGAGATTTGGGCACTTCTTTACAGAAATCTTTTCTCAG AATGGATGAGATGATGCGTGGACAAAGGGGATGGAGGGAATTAGCTGTGCTGGGTGATAAGATTGAAAAGGTATCCGGTATGATAGAAGGGCTTATATGGTCACCGAAGACTGTTGACACGGATGGTCATTCTGATGATTGGTCTTTTGAGGAG GGTCCGCATTCTGATTTTTATGGACCAAATTGTGGAAGCACAGCATGTGTTGCAGTTATACGGAATACCCAACTTATAGTTGCCAATGCTGGTGATTCTCGCTGTGTTATATCCAGGAAGGGTCAG GCATACAATTTGTCCAAAGATCACAAGCCTGACCTTGAGGTTGAGAAGGATAGGATTCTGAAAGCTGGTGGTTTCATACAAGTTGGGCGTGTCAATGGAAGTTTGAACTTGGCTCGAGCAATTG GGGATGCAGAGTTGAAGCAGAACAGATCACTCCCTCCTGAGAAACAAATCGTGACTGCCAATCCAGATATAAATATC GTTGAGCTTTGTGATGATGATGAATTTCTTGTCCTTGCATGTGATGGGATATG GGACTGCATGTCGAGTCAACAGCTAGTGGATTATGTTAAAGAGCAGTTAAACAGT GAAAGTAGGCTTTCAGGCGTTTGTGAGAAAGTATTCGATAGGTGCTTGGCACCTACTGCTGGCGGTGAGGGATGCGATAACATGACTATGATCTTAATACAGTTGAAGCAAGGAGCTCCATTGCCCTTATCAGGTGAAGTGTCTGATAGCAACAATAGTGCAGCAAAGACTGATGAGACCAGCTAA
- the LOC136222180 gene encoding probable protein phosphatase 2C 60 isoform X1 has translation MQEMGVYLSSPKTEKSSEDGGNHRLRYGLSSMQGWRATMEDAHAAYPDLDSSTSFFGVYDGHGGKAVAKFCAKYLHQQVLKHEAYSAGDLGTSLQKSFLRMDEMMRGQRGWRELAVLGDKIEKVSGMIEGLIWSPKTVDTDGHSDDWSFEEGPHSDFYGPNCGSTACVAVIRNTQLIVANAGDSRCVISRKGQAYNLSKDHKPDLEVEKDRILKAGGFIQVGRVNGSLNLARAIGDAELKQNRSLPPEKQIVTANPDINIVELCDDDEFLVLACDGIWDCMSSQQLVDYVKEQLNSESRLSGVCEKVFDRCLAPTAGGEGCDNMTMILIQLKQGAPLPLSGEVSDSNNSAAKTDETS, from the exons CAGGAGATGGGGGTATATCTCAGCTCCCCTAAAACTGAGAAGTCCTCAGAAGATGGTGGGAATCATAGACTTCGATATGGGTTATCCTCAATGCAAGGATGGCGTGCAACCATGGAAGATGCT CATGCAGCATATCCAGATTTGGACAGTTCCACGTCTTTCTTTGGTGTTTATGATGGCCATGGAG GCAAAGCAGTGGCTAAGTTTTGTGCTAAGTATCTTCACCAGCAAGTGCTAAAGCATGAAGCTTATTCAGCTGGAGATTTGGGCACTTCTTTACAGAAATCTTTTCTCAG AATGGATGAGATGATGCGTGGACAAAGGGGATGGAGGGAATTAGCTGTGCTGGGTGATAAGATTGAAAAGGTATCCGGTATGATAGAAGGGCTTATATGGTCACCGAAGACTGTTGACACGGATGGTCATTCTGATGATTGGTCTTTTGAGGAG GGTCCGCATTCTGATTTTTATGGACCAAATTGTGGAAGCACAGCATGTGTTGCAGTTATACGGAATACCCAACTTATAGTTGCCAATGCTGGTGATTCTCGCTGTGTTATATCCAGGAAGGGTCAG GCATACAATTTGTCCAAAGATCACAAGCCTGACCTTGAGGTTGAGAAGGATAGGATTCTGAAAGCTGGTGGTTTCATACAAGTTGGGCGTGTCAATGGAAGTTTGAACTTGGCTCGAGCAATTG GGGATGCAGAGTTGAAGCAGAACAGATCACTCCCTCCTGAGAAACAAATCGTGACTGCCAATCCAGATATAAATATC GTTGAGCTTTGTGATGATGATGAATTTCTTGTCCTTGCATGTGATGGGATATG GGACTGCATGTCGAGTCAACAGCTAGTGGATTATGTTAAAGAGCAGTTAAACAGT GAAAGTAGGCTTTCAGGCGTTTGTGAGAAAGTATTCGATAGGTGCTTGGCACCTACTGCTGGCGGTGAGGGATGCGATAACATGACTATGATCTTAATACAGTTGAAGCAAGGAGCTCCATTGCCCTTATCAGGTGAAGTGTCTGATAGCAACAATAGTGCAGCAAAGACTGATGAGACCAGCTAA
- the LOC136222180 gene encoding probable protein phosphatase 2C 60 isoform X3 — protein sequence MQEMGVYLSSPKTEKSSEDGGNHRLRYGLSSMQGWRATMEDAHAAYPDLDSSTSFFGVYDGHGGKAVAKFCAKYLHQQVLKHEAYSAGDLGTSLQKSFLRMDEMMRGQRGWRELAVLGDKIEKVSGMIEGLIWSPKTVDTDGHSDDWSFEEGPHSDFYGPNCGSTACVAVIRNTQLIVANAGDSRCVISRKGQAYNLSKDHKPDLEVEKDRILKAGGFIQVGRVNGSLNLARAIGDAELKQNRSLPPEKQIVTANPDINIVELCDDDEFLVLACDGIWKVGFQAFVRKYSIGAWHLLLAVRDAIT from the exons CAGGAGATGGGGGTATATCTCAGCTCCCCTAAAACTGAGAAGTCCTCAGAAGATGGTGGGAATCATAGACTTCGATATGGGTTATCCTCAATGCAAGGATGGCGTGCAACCATGGAAGATGCT CATGCAGCATATCCAGATTTGGACAGTTCCACGTCTTTCTTTGGTGTTTATGATGGCCATGGAG GCAAAGCAGTGGCTAAGTTTTGTGCTAAGTATCTTCACCAGCAAGTGCTAAAGCATGAAGCTTATTCAGCTGGAGATTTGGGCACTTCTTTACAGAAATCTTTTCTCAG AATGGATGAGATGATGCGTGGACAAAGGGGATGGAGGGAATTAGCTGTGCTGGGTGATAAGATTGAAAAGGTATCCGGTATGATAGAAGGGCTTATATGGTCACCGAAGACTGTTGACACGGATGGTCATTCTGATGATTGGTCTTTTGAGGAG GGTCCGCATTCTGATTTTTATGGACCAAATTGTGGAAGCACAGCATGTGTTGCAGTTATACGGAATACCCAACTTATAGTTGCCAATGCTGGTGATTCTCGCTGTGTTATATCCAGGAAGGGTCAG GCATACAATTTGTCCAAAGATCACAAGCCTGACCTTGAGGTTGAGAAGGATAGGATTCTGAAAGCTGGTGGTTTCATACAAGTTGGGCGTGTCAATGGAAGTTTGAACTTGGCTCGAGCAATTG GGGATGCAGAGTTGAAGCAGAACAGATCACTCCCTCCTGAGAAACAAATCGTGACTGCCAATCCAGATATAAATATC GTTGAGCTTTGTGATGATGATGAATTTCTTGTCCTTGCATGTGATGGGATATG GAAAGTAGGCTTTCAGGCGTTTGTGAGAAAGTATTCGATAGGTGCTTGGCACCTACTGCTGGCGGTGAGGGATGCGATAACATGA
- the LOC136222180 gene encoding probable protein phosphatase 2C 60 isoform X4: MACNHGRCCKAVAKFCAKYLHQQVLKHEAYSAGDLGTSLQKSFLRMDEMMRGQRGWRELAVLGDKIEKVSGMIEGLIWSPKTVDTDGHSDDWSFEEGPHSDFYGPNCGSTACVAVIRNTQLIVANAGDSRCVISRKGQAYNLSKDHKPDLEVEKDRILKAGGFIQVGRVNGSLNLARAIGDAELKQNRSLPPEKQIVTANPDINIVELCDDDEFLVLACDGIWDCMSSQQLVDYVKEQLNSESRLSGVCEKVFDRCLAPTAGGEGCDNMTMILIQLKQGAPLPLSGEVSDSNNSAAKTDETS, translated from the exons ATGGCGTGCAACCATGGAAGATGCT GCAAAGCAGTGGCTAAGTTTTGTGCTAAGTATCTTCACCAGCAAGTGCTAAAGCATGAAGCTTATTCAGCTGGAGATTTGGGCACTTCTTTACAGAAATCTTTTCTCAG AATGGATGAGATGATGCGTGGACAAAGGGGATGGAGGGAATTAGCTGTGCTGGGTGATAAGATTGAAAAGGTATCCGGTATGATAGAAGGGCTTATATGGTCACCGAAGACTGTTGACACGGATGGTCATTCTGATGATTGGTCTTTTGAGGAG GGTCCGCATTCTGATTTTTATGGACCAAATTGTGGAAGCACAGCATGTGTTGCAGTTATACGGAATACCCAACTTATAGTTGCCAATGCTGGTGATTCTCGCTGTGTTATATCCAGGAAGGGTCAG GCATACAATTTGTCCAAAGATCACAAGCCTGACCTTGAGGTTGAGAAGGATAGGATTCTGAAAGCTGGTGGTTTCATACAAGTTGGGCGTGTCAATGGAAGTTTGAACTTGGCTCGAGCAATTG GGGATGCAGAGTTGAAGCAGAACAGATCACTCCCTCCTGAGAAACAAATCGTGACTGCCAATCCAGATATAAATATC GTTGAGCTTTGTGATGATGATGAATTTCTTGTCCTTGCATGTGATGGGATATG GGACTGCATGTCGAGTCAACAGCTAGTGGATTATGTTAAAGAGCAGTTAAACAGT GAAAGTAGGCTTTCAGGCGTTTGTGAGAAAGTATTCGATAGGTGCTTGGCACCTACTGCTGGCGGTGAGGGATGCGATAACATGACTATGATCTTAATACAGTTGAAGCAAGGAGCTCCATTGCCCTTATCAGGTGAAGTGTCTGATAGCAACAATAGTGCAGCAAAGACTGATGAGACCAGCTAA
- the LOC136222180 gene encoding probable protein phosphatase 2C 60 isoform X5 gives MQEMGVYLSSPKTEKSSEDGGNHRLRYGLSSMQGWRATMEDAHAAYPDLDSSTSFFGVYDGHGGKAVAKFCAKYLHQQVLKHEAYSAGDLGTSLQKSFLRMDEMMRGQRGWRELAVLGDKIEKVSGMIEGLIWSPKTVDTDGHSDDWSFEEGPHSDFYGPNCGSTACVAVIRNTQLIVANAGDSRCVISRKGQAYNLSKDHKPDLEVEKDRILKAGGFIQVGRVNGSLNLARAIGDAELKQNRSLPPEKQIVTANPDINIVELCDDDEFLVLACDGIW, from the exons CAGGAGATGGGGGTATATCTCAGCTCCCCTAAAACTGAGAAGTCCTCAGAAGATGGTGGGAATCATAGACTTCGATATGGGTTATCCTCAATGCAAGGATGGCGTGCAACCATGGAAGATGCT CATGCAGCATATCCAGATTTGGACAGTTCCACGTCTTTCTTTGGTGTTTATGATGGCCATGGAG GCAAAGCAGTGGCTAAGTTTTGTGCTAAGTATCTTCACCAGCAAGTGCTAAAGCATGAAGCTTATTCAGCTGGAGATTTGGGCACTTCTTTACAGAAATCTTTTCTCAG AATGGATGAGATGATGCGTGGACAAAGGGGATGGAGGGAATTAGCTGTGCTGGGTGATAAGATTGAAAAGGTATCCGGTATGATAGAAGGGCTTATATGGTCACCGAAGACTGTTGACACGGATGGTCATTCTGATGATTGGTCTTTTGAGGAG GGTCCGCATTCTGATTTTTATGGACCAAATTGTGGAAGCACAGCATGTGTTGCAGTTATACGGAATACCCAACTTATAGTTGCCAATGCTGGTGATTCTCGCTGTGTTATATCCAGGAAGGGTCAG GCATACAATTTGTCCAAAGATCACAAGCCTGACCTTGAGGTTGAGAAGGATAGGATTCTGAAAGCTGGTGGTTTCATACAAGTTGGGCGTGTCAATGGAAGTTTGAACTTGGCTCGAGCAATTG GGGATGCAGAGTTGAAGCAGAACAGATCACTCCCTCCTGAGAAACAAATCGTGACTGCCAATCCAGATATAAATATC GTTGAGCTTTGTGATGATGATGAATTTCTTGTCCTTGCATGTGATGGGATATGGTAA